From Oreochromis niloticus isolate F11D_XX linkage group LG15, O_niloticus_UMD_NMBU, whole genome shotgun sequence:
AATATTCAAAATATGATATCTAGCCAGATGCTTGGATGGCAtaaccttggcctccagtaacactgtgccCAAGCTCTTTTTgcaaattgcaaagcttctaatgaatgtattatttttgtagCCTTCAAGGGCAGGCAATTTATTACCatctaaatgaaaagaaatctaCTCTAAATGTTCAGTTCATTGGTTATCAAGTAtcttttttacagtaaaaaagttTAGTTTAAAATTATCAGAACAAAATCTCTGGTGCTagtaaaattattattacaagCTTTAAATTTTGATATTGTGGTTTGCATTTATTTCCTAGTTACCAACACCAGACCTCCTCAGCTTCTCATTACCAAGGTGAAGCGGTTTGGAGGCTCCTCCTCCTTCATCAGGAGGTCCCAGTGGAGAGTTGAACAACTCCAACAGGTCAACGGGATTAACCCCAACAAGGTCAGCAGCATTACCTGTTGTATCCTTACATTACATTTCATATGCATTCAGTTGTTTGCCAGGTTTGTTTGTTCTCCTGTGTCCTCCTCTTTCAGGACAGCCCAGAGTTTGATTTGGTTTTTGACAATGCTATGGACCAGTGGGTGGCTAACTCCTCAGCAGACAAGTGTATTTTTGTCCAGATCCTGTACCACGCCTGTCAAACCCACTGGGAGGGGAAAGCAGGTGGTCTGGGAAAGTCAAGGAAAATGGGAAAGGAAAGCCAGCGGGGACGAGTTGATAAAAGTGATCAAGAACTGGCAGGAGCTGGTCACCCAGATACCTATGAATTCAAAAACCTACAGGCACGACGGAAGAGCTTTGTTCTTCCCAAACACACAGAATTCATTAACTGCCAGTCCAAACTAACACAAGGTAGTGTCTCATGGTTACTGAGGTTATGATAAGAGTTATTTCTTAACAGAATTTTtgttaaaattttgttttgttgtaatGTGTTATGTTTGTTAATTTAGATGCCCGCACCATGAATCTGGTCATCTATCGCTGCAAAGCCTTCTTGAATCGTGTAAAAAACTTGATGGTTTCAAACCAAAGTCCCTCACCAGGTCAAGGTAAGGTAGTGACTAAAGGAACATATAGAGGTTTAATGTTTTAATAGGTTTAATGAAAAGAAGGTTTTGTCTGCATTATGGGAAACATGACGTCCAAAGATTTCTTAATCTATACTGGTCTTCCCTTAGTACCCAGACTGAAGGCAGTTATACATAAAATTACAGTTAATCTTTAAATCTGTCAATACTGCTAACCTGTAATGCTTACAGCATGCTATAATCTCTGTAATAAAATactatggtcaacagtatcaaatgtTGCAGTGAGGTCTAGGAGAAAAAgtacagagatgagtccactgtcataAGAAGTTTATGTGTTCACTAaagctttttctgttctgtgatgagctctgaaacctgactgaaacagACTTAAATAAACCACTGCCCACACTGCAGATGATCAGTAAGCTGTTTTACAACTAGTCTTTTAAGAAAACCCTAACCCTTTgagataaaaggaaggttggagattagCCTATAATTTTGCTAAAAAGCAAAATTTTGCTCTTCTAAATTAGTGAGACGCCATTTCCTCCCCAGCTTACGAATTATCTGCTTTAAGGTACACGTTTGAGAGTTATACCGggagtcaagtacttctgatttgagacttTCTTTTTCAGAGGAGCAAACACAGTATCCAGAGTTGTACTCAGCGAAGatataaaattattaacaagataatcgagcTCAGTTGCCTAATGTTAttaggctttcaaatgaattaaaactttGTCTGGCTCTTTCACTATAAACTGGCCTTCACCAGGTGCTCGCCCCAAGATTTCAGATAGAGGAGTGAAAAAAATTACCAGAAGAGTTGTCCCAGAGCCATAGACCACTTACAGAGCTCTACAGAAAGAACCGGAACAGGCAGGTACAATTCCCGTTGCCTGTGTGCATGCTCACCAAGCAAGACATCATTGCGGAAGCATGTTGATGTGGGTTTAAAGTTTGATGAACAACATTTAGACAAGCCTGTGAAATACTGACAGAATATAGTCTAGTCAGATGAGACTAAAACTGAAGTGTCTGGATGCCATAATACACACCATGTTTGACGGTCAAAAGGCACTGCATAtcaacccaaaaaacaaaagcctttGCAGCAATATATACCAACACCTTCATATAATTGAAGGAAGGATGAATGAAAAAATGTACTGAGACATTCTTGATAAAATCTGATGCCATCTACccggatgatgaagatgaaatgAGGGTGGacatttcagcaagacaatgatcccaaacacacagccaTGGATACTCTCAGCTGGTTTCAGAGAAAGGAAATAAAGCTGTGATTGGCCCAGCCAATCACCTGACTTAAATCCAATTGAAAATCTATGGAAAGAACTAAAGCTCAGAGTTCATTAAAGAGGTCCACTGAACCTTCCAGATTTGAAGACTGTGTGGAAGAATGGGCCAAAATCACACCTGAGCAATGCATGTGACTAGTTGCGCCACACAGGAGGCGTCTTGAAGCTATCATCATCAACAAAGGATCTTGTACAAAGTATTAAATAAATTTCAGTAAGGGTGTTCAATAATTTTTTCCTCgtgtcatttctcattattaGACATCATTTATGGACATATATAGTTTGATTTCTTCACATGTGTGGATTGAAAGAGTTGTTACTGGCATCTGGTGGGAATTTCATGCCAATAGtacctttaaatatatttatttaggtagaccctaaaataatacatgCAAGCTGCAGGTGTTCAATATGTTTTACCTGCTATAAATTTAGCCTAAAAGTGTTAACAATATCAATATCCTGAAATTCTGGGAAGCAGTTCTGTAATAAGTAATGTGCTCCatatcctttttttatttaattaacacAATTTCTTCTTGCTTTGACAAGGCTGCTGCCATTTTGAAGAGTCAATGAGACCACGCAAATGCTATATAAATGCTAATACATTTTTGCTGAAAGTAAAAAAATGGAACTCAAATTGGAGGCATTAAATGGATATTAAATGATAGCTCAAGTTAggtaaattaaatatgaatctAACACTAGTGGTATTCTAACTGAAGTGGTATGGTGGTGGAATAGGTTGCAGGTCCAAACCCTGGATGGGGTTTCTCTATGGAGTTTCTATAATCTATATGTGTAGGTTTTCTTCAGGGTATTTTgacttcctcccactgtccaaagacatgcttgtTAACTTATTCTAAATTGCCTGTGATATAGATAAGGTGTATGGAAGAAAACACTGTATGAATGTATGGTTAAATTTACATAGTGTGAATGGTCAGTAAAACTAGAAAAATGCTTGTGTGCTATTGGACATCCCCCAGCATGCACTAAGCAAATCATGGGCTTGTCTGATGCTAATATAAGACCTTTTTTTACATCTTATTCACAGGAACTCCTAATATTTCAAGGCATGAAATTCCTCTAAATGATTCTAATAGATCTAATGAAATGGCGATCCTTTTCTGAAATTGGTACTAGGTCTAGAGGATTTCTAAAAAGTCTATTGTACAGCTCAAAAACACACTTTGATTCACAGATTTCCTCCTGTCTTAATGTTATGGCACTGGGACTCCTCAGCTCATTGTATCCTCAGCATGTCTCAGAGTCATtttcctttctgtctttttgtctATTGTTCTTGCTGAGCTGCACCTTTCTGTTGCCAGAGAAAGGCCTCTTTGTAATGAGATCCTGACATGAAAGGAGACTTTGTTTGTTTCAGGGAGGTTCATACAATAGCTGGCATTAGTTCTGTGACTAAGAGTGAGCACAGCATTCCACTGAAACCACTAATAGGACCAGTGTAATGGATGGGACACATGCCAAGCTGCACCACAATTAAAAGTAAACAGTTCCACAGCAATAGCTTAACAATGTGTTGCTATTGATAATGCTAGCAGAGGATGATAGTAATAGTATGAATTTGTTTGTATCAGTAGACTTGCATTTCAAAATGTTATCAGCATATTGGTGTATAAGTTAAActgacatagatggcttctttcactcctctttcaaaccatctgtcttctctgtccaaaatgtgaacattggtatcctcgaaagagtgacctttgccctttagatgcagatggacagtcaagtcttgtcccgtggaggtggctcttctatgttgtgcaatgcatttatgaagtggctgtttggtttctctAATGTAGAGGTCTAGGCAATCCTTGCTACACTACAGCATATACTACATTGTTaggtttgtgtttaggagttttgtctttgggatgaaccagtttctgtctgagtttGTCGCTGGGTGTGAAGTAAACTGACTCCCCTGAgtttttctggatacactggctACATagtgtcagggttcctgggtcgttgacccagcaacttcagtttgttcatgttcagtttattttctaTATGCTCGTGTTTCACTGTGCCAactttctgtctctgtgcatTATGTTCTAGTTCCACTATATGTGTCATtagccagattatgttcagctgtgtactcactgGTCTCCGCCAGTTCATTGTCTAGTCATTAATGTTGTCTACCCCGCATGTGTGTTCCAGTTCGGTTCAGTTCAGTCAGtctttcagtcagtcagtcagtcagtcagtcagtcagtcagtcagtcagtcagtcagtcagccaGTCGTCCGTCTCATGTTCTGTTCATCCATTCTGTATAATAAACACCATCTTCATTCCACACTAACctgtgagtcctgcatttgggtctgcTCTTCCTCATCTCCACACAGCGAAGCCCTGACACatataggggatgacaatgttgttgcgtttgtctttcttatcctctcTAGCTGGtgtctgattttcttttctgtgcatctttgctggc
This genomic window contains:
- the stxbp6l gene encoding syntaxin binding protein 6 (amisyn), like isoform X2, with protein sequence MNIQSAINKEIFIPRDERMLVAVEVRRRKKKRMAFLPTGPKGDYATFICVSVTNTRPPQLLITKVKRFGGSSSFIRRSQWRVEQLQQVNGINPNKILYHACQTHWEGKAGGLGKSRKMGKESQRGRVDKSDQELAGAGHPDTYEFKNLQARRKSFVLPKHTEFINCQSKLTQDARTMNLVIYRCKAFLNRVKNLMVSNQSPSPGQGQMRNRAKGRSVGNLVQRVNVTLGERGDRLTRAEDKTVELTHKVQQFADTAHKLALKYSK
- the stxbp6l gene encoding syntaxin binding protein 6 (amisyn), like isoform X1, which translates into the protein MNIQSAINKEIFIPRDERMLVAVEVRRRKKKRMAFLPTGPKGDYATFICVSVTNTRPPQLLITKVKRFGGSSSFIRRSQWRVEQLQQVNGINPNKDSPEFDLVFDNAMDQWVANSSADKCIFVQILYHACQTHWEGKAGGLGKSRKMGKESQRGRVDKSDQELAGAGHPDTYEFKNLQARRKSFVLPKHTEFINCQSKLTQDARTMNLVIYRCKAFLNRVKNLMVSNQSPSPGQGQMRNRAKGRSVGNLVQRVNVTLGERGDRLTRAEDKTVELTHKVQQFADTAHKLALKYSK